ACTATGACGAGCTCACGCTATTTGTGATGAGTTTTGTTCTTCTCCTGACCCTTTTCACGAGCCTTCCGAAGGGATTTGGTTTTCAAAATTTCAAGTTTACGGGTGCCCATGTAGGCGTTTTTCTCGCCATCCTTGTAATCCTTTGCGGAGCACTGCTCGCTATCTTCCATGCATTCTCCCCCTCCAAAAAGAGCTTAATAGAAAAGAAATTAATGCTCATTTTTGCAGTGATTACAAACGGGTTTGCGGGGGTTTGGGGCGGAACTTATATGCTTATGAATTCCGAAGGACTTTTATGCATCTTCCCACTATTAAACATCAGCAGCAGCTACTTGCTTTTTGCAATGTTGAAAGGGGGCACCATCGACGAGGACTGCATTTCAGACGAAAATGTAAACTTACTTGAGCTCAGTATCGGAGCATCGATCGCGGCATTGGCATTTATAATATGTAAATATGCTCTTGGCTTTCATTGGGCAGGCACATTATCAATATGTATTTTTTATGCTACAAATTTTAGTGTGCCAGTGATTAAACTGATTTTTAGATCTAAGGCCAGGGCATAACACCGGCATCCACCGGACGGGGTTCCGTCAGTTGCTCTCGAAAAATGTCTACTTGGCTCACGGCCTCTACGCCGCCGGTGATGCCTAACGTTTTAAAAATGAGAAGGCAATGAACCAAGATACAATTTCAAAGATTGCTGCCATTTTAGAGGCCTGGAATCCCCTTGGCGAAAGAGCTGGCAATGTCGAAGGACTTGATGGCTATAAATATGAGGCAATTGACATAATTTCAACCATTCGAGTCATAAATGGAGAAGACAAATACAATAGAGCTATAAAACAGGTACTTGGACAATCATTTGATTTAGAAATTGAAGAGACAAAGCTTCGAGAGGTATCAAAGAAAATTGAAGCAATTTTAAAAGGTGAAATATAGCCAAAATTCCAAACGGATTCACCACGAGCGATCGCGAACAATGTCTTCTAGATTCAGCAACATACCGTGCCAGGTTATCAATCACCGTTGAGCATCACAAGAGAGCACCGATGCACAAAAGCAGGCTAGGAAACGTCGTCATTGACTGTCAGACGGATGACTTGTTTTCCGAGGCGCAGTTCTGGAGTGCTGCACTGGGCTTTCCTCTTCCTCGGGCTCTGGATGCAGCCAGCAACTTTATTCAGCTTGTGACGCCAGCTGGCGAGGTTCAGGTCATCATTCAACGAGTCCGCCACGAACCGCGAGCGCACCTTGATATTGAGACGGACTCAATAGATTTAGAGGTCGCGCGGCTGGAGCGTTTAGGGGCTACCGTTGTAGCCCGCAATAACGGATGGGTCGTCATGCAAGCCCCAAGCGGGCATAGGTTCTGCGTTGGCAGCCCTTATCGTGGCGGCTTCGATCAGGGAGCCAACGTATGGGAGTGATGCCCAACATTTCAATCAAGCCGAAACTCGCTCCTCGCGCGGCTCATCCCAGGCGTTGGGCCTAAAGAGAACAAATACACGAAGAAGACTCTTGAACAGCCGAAAGGCCTGATCTCTCTCCTTTTGGACTCGAGAGCACCTTTAGGGGATCGAGACGACGCAGCGATGGATCTCGGAGCCTGCGATGGACCTGCTGCGGAAGACGCTTTGCTAATGATTGTGACCAGTTCGACTGATGATGAGATACGTTGACTTGGTCCGGCCCCAAGGGCAGAAAGACTGATATTTCCAGACAGAAAGAGGGTAAAAGATGAGCGGTTTGCCAAAATGTCCCAAATGCGGCTCGGCATACACCTACGAAGATGGAACCATGTATGTCTGTCCGGAATGCGCCCATGAGTGGGCAATCGATGCGGTCACGGAGAGCGCGGGTCAACCCCGTGCCGTGCGTGATGCCTATGGGAATTTGCTTCAGGACGGCGACTCGGTTACCGTGATCAAGGACCTGAAGATAAAGGGCTCTTCGTCGGTGGTTAAAGTCGGAACCAAGGTGAAAAGCATCCGCCTCGTCGAAGGGGATCACGATATCGACTGCCGGATCGAGGGGATTGGCGCCATGCAGTTGAAATCGGAATTTGTAAAAAAGGCATAAGGACCGGGTTGTGCTTTGGTCATGAGCGTGGAAACGCCGATCGCCGGCCGCAGTTCCTGCTCCGGTTTCCCCCTGGAGGAATGAGCATGCCTTCAACTCAAGAGGTGCTGTTCGATAAAAGCATTTTCGCGGAGCGGACCAACGTCCTGGAAGTGGTGCTCGATCATGTCCCCCAGGGGATCGTGGTGGTCGGGCGGGATTACCGGGTTCTGGCCTTCAACCGGCCGGTGGATGCCCTGTTCAAACTGCCCGCCGGAACCTTTCGCATCGGGGGCGATTTCCGGGACATCATCAACATCTGGGCCAGCGAGACGGGCCAGGATGCGGCCATGCGGGCCAGCGCCCTGGCCAGACTCGATCAGCGGGAATGTTTCCAGTTTGCGTTCGCCCAGTCGCTGCACGGCGAGCTGCGCTGGATCGTGCTGACCCATGATCCCTTGCCGGGCGGCGGTTTCGTTCGGACCTTCACCGATATCACCGAGTACAAGAGACTCGAAGAAAAACTGCGTGAAATCTCCCGCATCGACTCGCTGACCGGGCTGCTGAACCGCCGGACCTTTTTCGAATCCCTCGCCGATGAATTCGAGCGCAGCCACAGATATGGCCGTCCGCTGACCCTGCTGAGCATCGATATCGATCATTTCAAGCAGATCAACGATACCCATGGCCATCCCATGGGGGACAAGGTCCTCCGGGAATTCGCCCAGGCCCTGTCGCCCTGCCTGCGCAAGAATGACCATGTCGGCCGGGTCGGGGGCGAGGAATTCGCGGTGGTCCTGCCGGAGGTGGCGTTGGCACAGGGGGTAGAGGCGGCCTTGCGGGTGTTGTCCATGGTTCGCCAGTTGAGGGTGGATGAGCCGATCAACGGAACGCCCGTAAAATTCACAGTGAGCGTCGGGATCGCCGAGAGCAGGGAGAACACGACTCTGGAGCAGCTTGTATCGCGTGCCGATGAAGCGCTTTACCGGGCGAAAAGAGAAGGCCGCGATTGCTGCAGGGCGGCAAGCTGAGGCGGCTCACGCTGGCGACCAACGCTACCGGCCTCTACAGCACGCCCGGAAGTCGGTTGCTTTTCCTGCTGTGCCGATGCAGGCCGGATGGTAATCGGCCAGCCCCCCCTCCGTCGCGCCCCCCCCAGGGCCAGACGTCAGTACCCGCGTCCCCAGTACTCGCAGAAGCGCTCGATGTTGCCGGGCAGGAACCTGTCGTAGTTGCCCCACTTCTCGTATTTGGGCAGCTTGATCTCCTGCATCGCCCGGTCGTAGCACTTCCCCTCGGCGGCGGCCTGCTGCACCGCCGCCGAGAGATCCGTCATGTACTGCTTGAGGTTGGCCACGTCCTCTTTGGTGCCAAGGCGGCCGCCGGCGTAGGGGTGTCCCGGGATCATGCGGTCCCAGTCGAGAGCCAGGACGCGGTCCAGGGAGTCGAACCAGTCGGGGAGGTAGCCGTCGGGCAGGTCGCGGAACTGGAGCGTCTCAATGGGGATGAAATCGACGGTGAACAGGAGCCGCTCTTTCGGCAGGAGCATCACCAGCGAGTTGTCCGAGTGGTTGCGGCCGACGTAGTGGAGTTCGAGCCGCACCCCGCCAAGCTCGATGAGGTAGAGATTGTCGACCCCCACGTCCGGGATCACGACGTCGGGATGTCGCAGCTCCTCCAGCCGGGCCTTGGCCTTGCGGTGGGCGATGAAGACCGCGCCCTGCTCACGGAAGGGCTGGCCGCCGGCAATATGGTCGTAGTGGTGGTGGCTGTAGACGACGTAGCGGATGGGCGCCGGGGTGACCCGGCGGATCTCGGCCAGATAGGCCTGCACCGCTTCCGGCCGCAGGTAGCCGATCGGGTCGGTGGCGATGACGCCCTCGGCAGTGGCCACGAACATCGCCTGGTGGGTGCCGTAGCGGAAGAGGTACACGGTGTCGGTGATCTTGCGTGTTTCGAAGAGAGGCTCCTGGGCGACCGCCGCTGCGGACAGGGCGGCCGCCATGCAGACGGCCAGCGTTGCCGCCGCCAGAATGCGTTTCGTCATCGCTGTTCCTCCTTTGCTGTCGCCCGCCGGCCGGCCATGGCCCACGGGAAATCGGCTTCTGCCTAGTCCAGCCCGAGGGCGGGCAGGATGACCGCCAGAAAAGCCTGGGCGATCTGCAGGTGTCCCTCGTTGGAGGGATGAAAGCCGTCGAGATCGCTGCTCAGATTGTCGGTGATCGGCAGCCGGGAGAGCCGCACCACCTGGACGCCGGCCGCCAGCGCCTGGCGGTCGATGGCCTGGTTGAAGGCCGCCACCCGCTCCAGGGTGACCGATGCTCTCGGCTCGGCCACGAAGCGGGGCAGCCGGGTCAAATCCGGCAGGTCGGCAATCACGACCAGGGCATCGGTCTGGATCACCAGCGCCGCCAGAATCGCTTCCAGGTTCGCCTCGAAAACCGCCGGGTCCTCGCCGCCGCTCAGGTCGTTGGCGCCGGTCCACAGCGTCACCAGGTCGGGCTGGATGCCGATCCGCAGGGCAAGCTCGAGCGTTCTGAAGATGTCGTCGGCCATGGCCCCGGGGATGCCGAGGTTGAGCAGGTCAACGGTCGGCAGCCGCGCCTCCAGGGCGTCCTCGATCCGAAACACGTAACCCCTGTCGAGGGGAATGGCGCCGATCCCCACCGCATCGCTGGCGCCGAGGGCGACATAGAAAATCCGCTCGGGGGTTGCGCCGGCCGGGCCGGCCGCCCCGCTTACCCCCGGGGACAAAACCACCAGGAACATCACCAGAACCGCCAGGACTCGAATTTTCATGGCTTCCTCCCCGGAAGGACGGGCCGTGGTTGCTGACATGACCCGAGTCTTCCTGTTCATATTTTCCGTCCTGGGGGGCAGGATGTCCAGTGGCGGCTACTGAACAAGGGGGGCAACCGGATGCGTAAACGTTTTGCCGATTTCCCCGCCCGGTGCTAGAATTTCCCGGAACGATCCCCCCCTGAAAGGACAAAAGTCACCGATGATCCGGAAGTTCCTCGAAAAAAGCCGCTGCCTGATCGCCATTGCCCTGGTGAACGCTTCCTCGGACTGGTTCGTCGGGCTCCTGGAGAAGAGCGAGAGCGGCGCCGGGGGGACCGATGACTGAGATGCACGGCCTCGACCTGATCCTGACCCTGACCGGTGGCCTGGCGGCCGCCCTGATTCTGGGCTACATTACCCACCGGCTGGGGCTCTCGCCCATCGTCGGCTACCTGCTGGCCGGCTTCGCGGTCGGCCCCAACACCCCCGGTTTCATCGCCAACCGGGAGCTGGCGAACCAGCTTGCCGAGATCGGGGTCATCCTCCTGATGTTCGGCGTCGGCCTCCAGTTCCACCTCAAGGAGCTGCTCGAGGTGCGGCGAGTGGCGATCCCCGGCGCCGTCTGCCAGAGCCTGGTGGCCACCCTCCTCGGCTGCCTTGTCGCCCTGCAAATGGGCTGGAGCTGGCCGGCGGGGCTGGTTTTCGGCCTGGCCATCTCCGTCGCCAGCACCGTCGTGCTGCTGCGGGTGCTCACAGACAACAACGAGCTGCACACCCCGACCGGCCACATCGCCGTCGGCTGGCTGGTGGTCGAGGACCTCTTCACCGTTCTGGTGCTCGTCCTCCTCCCCGTCCTCTTCGGCGCCGAGCCGTCCGGGTCGGCGGGGATTGTCCAGGCGCTCGGCTGGTCCGTCGTCAAGCTGGCGCTGCTGGTGGCCTTCACCCTGCTGGTCGGCGGCCGCCTCATCCCCTGGCTGCTCGGGCGGATGGCGACGACGGGCTCACGGGAGCTCTTTACCCTGGCGGTTCTGGTGGTCGCCCTCGGCATTGCCGTCGGCGCCGCCAAGATCTTCGGCGTCTCGATGGCCCTGGGGGCCTTCCTTGCCGGGATGGTGGTGCGGCAGTCGGACTTCAGCCTGCGGGCGGCATCAGAGGCGCTGCCGATGCGCGACGCCTTCGCCGTCCTCTTCTTCGTCTCGGTGGGGATGCTCTTCGACCCGCACTCGCTGTGGGCGACGCCGGGGCTGGTCGCCGCCACCCTCGGCATCATCCTGGTCGGCAAGCCCCTGGCGGCACTGGCGATCGTCCTGCTGCTGCGCTACCCTTTCCGCACCGCCCTCGCCGTCGCCGTGGCCCTGGCGCAGATCGGGGAGTTCTCCTTCATTCTGGCGGCCCTCGGCCGGCAGCTGGAGATCCTCCCCGAAACGTTGAGCAATGCGCTGGTCGCCGCCGCCATCGTCTCCATCAGCCTGAACCCGCTCTTCTTCCGAGCCATCGACAGGCTCGAGGCGGCGGTCAAGCGGCATCCCGGCCTCTGGCGCCGGCTGAACGGGCGGGCCAGGGCAGGGGAGCCGGCGGGGGAGTCGTCCGGCGCGCCGGCGGCACGGTACCGGGCAATCGTCGTCGGCTTCGGGCCGATCGGCCGCACCGTCGCCCGCCTGCTCCGGGAGAGCGGGATC
This window of the Desulfuromonadales bacterium genome carries:
- a CDS encoding diguanylate cyclase translates to MPSTQEVLFDKSIFAERTNVLEVVLDHVPQGIVVVGRDYRVLAFNRPVDALFKLPAGTFRIGGDFRDIINIWASETGQDAAMRASALARLDQRECFQFAFAQSLHGELRWIVLTHDPLPGGGFVRTFTDITEYKRLEEKLREISRIDSLTGLLNRRTFFESLADEFERSHRYGRPLTLLSIDIDHFKQINDTHGHPMGDKVLREFAQALSPCLRKNDHVGRVGGEEFAVVLPEVALAQGVEAALRVLSMVRQLRVDEPINGTPVKFTVSVGIAESRENTTLEQLVSRADEALYRAKREGRDCCRAAS
- a CDS encoding GDSL-type esterase/lipase family protein, with product MKIRVLAVLVMFLVVLSPGVSGAAGPAGATPERIFYVALGASDAVGIGAIPLDRGYVFRIEDALEARLPTVDLLNLGIPGAMADDIFRTLELALRIGIQPDLVTLWTGANDLSGGEDPAVFEANLEAILAALVIQTDALVVIADLPDLTRLPRFVAEPRASVTLERVAAFNQAIDRQALAAGVQVVRLSRLPITDNLSSDLDGFHPSNEGHLQIAQAFLAVILPALGLD
- a CDS encoding zinc ribbon domain-containing protein YjdM — encoded protein: MSGLPKCPKCGSAYTYEDGTMYVCPECAHEWAIDAVTESAGQPRAVRDAYGNLLQDGDSVTVIKDLKIKGSSSVVKVGTKVKSIRLVEGDHDIDCRIEGIGAMQLKSEFVKKA
- a CDS encoding MBL fold metallo-hydrolase codes for the protein MTKRILAAATLAVCMAAALSAAAVAQEPLFETRKITDTVYLFRYGTHQAMFVATAEGVIATDPIGYLRPEAVQAYLAEIRRVTPAPIRYVVYSHHHYDHIAGGQPFREQGAVFIAHRKAKARLEELRHPDVVIPDVGVDNLYLIELGGVRLELHYVGRNHSDNSLVMLLPKERLLFTVDFIPIETLQFRDLPDGYLPDWFDSLDRVLALDWDRMIPGHPYAGGRLGTKEDVANLKQYMTDLSAAVQQAAAEGKCYDRAMQEIKLPKYEKWGNYDRFLPGNIERFCEYWGRGY
- a CDS encoding cation:proton antiporter — protein: MTEMHGLDLILTLTGGLAAALILGYITHRLGLSPIVGYLLAGFAVGPNTPGFIANRELANQLAEIGVILLMFGVGLQFHLKELLEVRRVAIPGAVCQSLVATLLGCLVALQMGWSWPAGLVFGLAISVASTVVLLRVLTDNNELHTPTGHIAVGWLVVEDLFTVLVLVLLPVLFGAEPSGSAGIVQALGWSVVKLALLVAFTLLVGGRLIPWLLGRMATTGSRELFTLAVLVVALGIAVGAAKIFGVSMALGAFLAGMVVRQSDFSLRAASEALPMRDAFAVLFFVSVGMLFDPHSLWATPGLVAATLGIILVGKPLAALAIVLLLRYPFRTALAVAVALAQIGEFSFILAALGRQLEILPETLSNALVAAAIVSISLNPLFFRAIDRLEAAVKRHPGLWRRLNGRARAGEPAGESSGAPAARYRAIVVGFGPIGRTVARLLRESGIEPTVIEMNLETVRRLRAEGLPAVYGDATHRETLSEAGVAGAVALVLSTAGMHGSEESIRLARELNPGIRVFARTAYLREMPALRRAGADAVFAGEGEVALTITEFILRQLGATAEQIDRERERMRSELLGAPLTVEPLLPPPGTAGRVD
- a CDS encoding DUF1871 family protein, with protein sequence MNQDTISKIAAILEAWNPLGERAGNVEGLDGYKYEAIDIISTIRVINGEDKYNRAIKQVLGQSFDLEIEETKLREVSKKIEAILKGEI